The Flammeovirga pectinis genomic interval TTATATAATGGATGGTAAAGATGTTGATTTAGAGTTTCATCATGAATTATTTGCGGCAGTAACAATGCCTGTAAAATCTGGTGAACGTTTAGAAATTACAAGAAATCAGAAAGAATTAACACTTACAGTTTTTAGTATTGAGGGGAAACAAAGAGAGCTTAAAAAAGAGCATCTTGACACTAAAATGGCTGAACGTATGTCTACGTCTGCAGAGATATTTGCAGGTACTCAATTCTGTAAACCAAGTATGGATAGAGAGTACGAATGTATGAAACAGACATTCCAAAAGAAATAAGTTTTTTAACTAAAACTATAGGGTAGTTCTTAATTGAGCTACCCTTTTTTTGTTTTTATTTTTTTTGACTTAGTACCCTATTAAATCACGTTATTCTGATTGTAAAGACAGTTTTTGTCCCCCTAGATAGGCGTAGGGATACAGAGTAATGACCACCTAAATGTACCCCATCGTTTTTTTAACTTTTCAGTTTCAATCCCTAATATTCGATAGATTAAGAATCTAATCATACTTACTACTAACAACATTTGATTAGATAAGTAGGCATCATATCGATTATGAAGAACTACTTCACCTTACAGTAAATAACTATTTAAATACCTTCAGTAATGAATTTCAGAACATCTTCTTTAGCACTTTTATTTCTAATAATAGTAGTGCTATTACTACCTCAAAAATCGAATGCTCAAGTACCTCTCACAGAAGCAGAATACAACACTTTGTTTCCGTACAGGTACGGTACTGAACAAGGGCCAAACGGGGGATATGTTTTTAATCCCGAAAAAGACTTCTATAAATATTCTAGTCTTTTAGAAGCAGTAAACCGCATGAAAAATATTAAGGTTTATATGGAAAGGCGAGAAGGAACAAACCTTTATAAAGTAACAAGAGAGGATAAAACAACCGGAGTGAAGAAACTAATTCGTACTGATGCCGGTTTTGATGACTCTTGGAATATCCAAAAACCAATAATTAGTAAAGAGGTAGATTATGCAGATTTTTTATCTGAAGGAACTACCGAAACAAGAAAAAGAGAACTTTCTGCTTTTCTAGCAAACTTATCTCAAGAAACAACCGGAGGTTGGGCAACTGCACCGGGTGGTAAATATGCTTGGGGTTTATATTTTAGGGAAGAAGTAAGCTATGTAGGTACAGACTTAATTGGATATGTAGAACAAAATCATCCTGATTATCCAGCTGTTGCAGGGAAATCATATCATGGTAGAGGGCCAATACAGTTAAGTTGGAACTATAATTACGGACAAGTAAGTCAGTTTCTTTTTGGTGATAAAAACATTTTATTAGCCAATCCTGAAAAAGTAATTGAAGATGGTGCATTGGCTTTTCAGACCGCAATATGGTTTTGGATGACGCCTCAATTTCCCAAACCATCTGCACACGATGTAATGGTAGGTAACTGGATTCCATCTTCTTTTGATACACAAAATGGAAGGTCTCCAGGTTTTGGCGTTACCGTAAATATTATAAATGGTGGACTAGAATGTGGTAGTGGTACAGAGAAAACAAAAGTAGTAAGCAGAATAGGACATTATGAAAGACATTCTGAAATTTTAGGCGTTTCAACAGATTTGGATGGAAACAGTTCTTGTAATGCTTGTGGGTGTGCAGATCAAAAATCTTTTGGAGGTATAGAGCCAGAACCTGTTCCCCAAGAACCAAGAATTTCTTTACAGTCACCACTATCGACGCAGATTAGACAAAGTGAATTTGAAGAAGTTTTAATTAAAGCTACTGCAATTGATAAAGAGGATAATTCTATAGATAATCTTTTAATTTCTGTTGATGGTGTGGAATTATCTTCTCAAGGTAATGAAGTAACTTTTCTTCCTACTGCATATAAAAGTTACAATATTTCAATTACAGCAACTGATATAAACGCAAAACAGACTAGCATAACTACAACAATTGAAATTCTAGATCCAAGAGTTAATTGTGGTGATTTATGGGAGGCTAAAGTGTATACTGCAGGGATGGAAATAGTTTATGAAGGAGTAATTTATACTGCCGGATGGGAAACAAAAGATTCTGATATTCCGGGTATAGCTGATGTTTGGAAACTGAAAGAAGTCTGTGCAGGAACTACTTTTAACTGTAATGGCGTAGAGGAGTGGAATGTATTGACAACATACCAAACCAATGGTATGAGAATAGTATACAACGGACTACTTTATAAATTTAATAAATGGTGGTCAGTTGGTAATCAACCAGATGAAGACGTATCTACTTGGACGTTATTAGGTGCTTGTTCTTCTTCTGATATTGATAATCCACCTGTACTTTCTTTTGGATTACCTTCACAGTCAGTTTTTTCTGATTTACAGCCTATTGCTTTTGAAATTAATGCAACGGATGATAAAGGAGAAGTGAATGTAGTTGTATCAATTAACAATCAAGAAGTAAGTACAACTACCTCTTTTTCTTATACTCCTGCTAGTTTTGGTAATTATACAGTTGTTGCTGTAGCAACAGATAATGCTGGAAATTCATCAACTAAAG includes:
- a CDS encoding glycoside hydrolase family 19 protein — translated: MNFRTSSLALLFLIIVVLLLPQKSNAQVPLTEAEYNTLFPYRYGTEQGPNGGYVFNPEKDFYKYSSLLEAVNRMKNIKVYMERREGTNLYKVTREDKTTGVKKLIRTDAGFDDSWNIQKPIISKEVDYADFLSEGTTETRKRELSAFLANLSQETTGGWATAPGGKYAWGLYFREEVSYVGTDLIGYVEQNHPDYPAVAGKSYHGRGPIQLSWNYNYGQVSQFLFGDKNILLANPEKVIEDGALAFQTAIWFWMTPQFPKPSAHDVMVGNWIPSSFDTQNGRSPGFGVTVNIINGGLECGSGTEKTKVVSRIGHYERHSEILGVSTDLDGNSSCNACGCADQKSFGGIEPEPVPQEPRISLQSPLSTQIRQSEFEEVLIKATAIDKEDNSIDNLLISVDGVELSSQGNEVTFLPTAYKSYNISITATDINAKQTSITTTIEILDPRVNCGDLWEAKVYTAGMEIVYEGVIYTAGWETKDSDIPGIADVWKLKEVCAGTTFNCNGVEEWNVLTTYQTNGMRIVYNGLLYKFNKWWSVGNQPDEDVSTWTLLGACSSSDIDNPPVLSFGLPSQSVFSDLQPIAFEINATDDKGEVNVVVSINNQEVSTTTSFSYTPASFGNYTVVAVATDNAGNSSTKEFLFTVSEAQQIAPTITFTSPINNQTIEQETLTAIAVSIAAEDQDGTVVSISTTVEGSVYEGNNFTFLPTNFGELTLSAIVTDNDGLTSEQSIVITILEKMIGGATCENLAAYSGYPSIYMNGDIVSFEGQKYECLVDNLYNVTPGTADHWWKPLGSCSSNARTLSIDNQVVDFNVYPVPFSSRVTLKIPTIEENVMVTLRNTSGIILYQEIHPTGRSFIETNHLIKGIYILTIEGDSIDLQKTIIKD